AAAAGAAGTGCATTTCTTCTCAAAAACTAGGTCATTCCTACATAACCAAAGCGACCAACACGTAGCTGCTGCTCCTAACAAAGCTAATGACTTCAGATCTTTACTAAGACCACAGAGCCAAGACCCAAACATGTTTGAAACACTATGTGGTTGAGACAAGCCTGAAGCCGCACGAATAATAGACCAAACAGCACGAGCGAAACGACACTCAAAAAACAGGTGCTTAATTGTTTCATCTTTGTGACAAAAGCAACACTGTTTACTACCATGCCAATTACGTTTAGCTAAGTTATCTTTGGTTAACACTACGCCTCTACGTAGGTACCACAGAAAAACCTTGATCTTCAAAGGAGCTTACCTCCAAGATGCATTTCATTTTCTTTCCCAGTCTTCAGTTGTCACACCATGTTCATTTCACTGGAGACTCTCGTCGTTGACTTATGTGAAATAAGTCTTCCTGAGGGACTTCCCTTACCTTACCTCTTCTTCCCTCGTAATTGTTGAGAACAAATCCTCCACTCCCCTTGCATCGTACTTGTTGCCCTCCTCTTCTCCCCTGCTCCCAGTCATTGACATCACTGTAAGTTCTTGTCTTGCCTCACTGTGTGATCTTCTACCCTGAAGATAACTCTATACACACAGGATTACCTGCCCATGTGATTCAGTAATAGGTAGGTTCTTACAAGTGCTAAGCTAATCTTCGCTAGTGATCCATTGTTCATATATTTAGTCTCTCATGTATATTGTTATATGTTGAATTTCCTGAGCAGGATCCTTGAATCCTAATGGCAGAGATTGTCAGTTCGGCAGTTGTCCAAGAGACAGTTAGCCAAGTCCTCTCTAATCTGGTTCGAAAATATGAGGAGAAAGATGAATCAAACAAGGACAGAAATTTGGAGAGGCTAGAGATGGCACACACCAGGCTGGAGGCTGTTCTTGAGACATCTGATAGGTGGCAGATCACTGACGCCTCCTTGTTGCGTTGGCGCTCGAAGTTGAAGCGAGTTGCCCAAGAGTGTGATGATACGCTGCACAACTGCAAACACAGGATCCTAGAAGATGAAGAGACAGAAAAGGAGGTGAGAAAATCCTCGTTTCCTAAACGTATAGCACATACTACAAGGTCATTTGTTTCCTCCATCTTTAGACCCAACAAAGACGGGTTGAACAGTTCCATTGCTAGAAGGTTTGAATGGTTTGCAGATGGTGCTATTGAGTTTCTAAGGTTTGTTGAGCTTGGTGGCACGCCATGTCATTACATGCCCTTTCACCCTCTTAACAGGCACCTTCTGGCAGGCAAGAAACTACAGCATAGAATCATTCAGCCAAACAAGTCCCCTCTGTTTCTACTGCTGGCGCCGTTTAATACTTCACAGTATGGAATAGAGGCTAGACTAGTCATTATTCAGAAAGATGGTAATGTAGGAGAGGATGGATTTTTACTTACTTTAATGCTACAGCTTTCAGAGAGTACCGACATAGTTGGCATTGCAATGAAGTGCCTACAGCTTTTTGCACCTCTTTTCAAGTCTACAGTTGAAACCATTAGGGGAAAACTTATGCAACTACCCACAGAAGACTTCTCGTGGGTGCCAAATGTGGATACACCCCAGAAAGAACACTGGGACAAAATTTTCAGTTTGGGCACACAATGGTTTCGCCCAAACCCGTTATGTTGCAAGCACCATCATCAGCACAAGCTCGGTCATGATAGCAAGTTAGACATATTGGGATTACGAGATGTGTCTCTAGAACCAGTTATTTCCGTAAATCTTCAATGCCATGTCCCACTATCGAGGTGCAACAAATATAGGGCCTTACTATCTGAATTCAAAAATTCCCTAGAATATTCTCCTTATCTGAAAGCTAGAATCCTTTTTGCACCCCATGGATATTTAGAAGATATCCTGCCTGTGGATACTAGTagagagatagtgccaatctacAGCGAAGAGCAACATTGCTTTCATACAGACTTCACCTTGGGACAACTGGAAGAGATAATGCTGCCCAAGGCAATTGATTACTTTTACAAGAATGGCAATGCGACAGTCTACAAAATGCTTTGGAGGCCTAAGCATGGCATTGCATACGTTCATGTTGAGAAGGCAAGCATCTTCATGCCAAGCACACATAGAATGATGCAGCGAAAAGATGAGGAGTCCAGGAATTGGTCATATGGGGTCTCTCACTGTGCCAACTTATGGGCTACTCATGCACCCATCTGGCTGAGGAGATCAATCAAGGACTGGATTCAGAAAGAAATGGAAAGGCAGTCAGTAAGAGCACTACCTACAGAAGTTATAAATCATATAACACGGATCGGTCAGTGAAACAACTATAGACAAAAAGCAGCAGAAGGGATGTCCTTGGTGTTGGAGTATGATCCGAATTCTAACATTAgcgccttgtttagttggtgtccaacttctaaaaagttgctacagtacctgttacctcgaatgtttgcggcccgtgcatgaagcattaaatatagacgaaaataaaaactaattgcacagtttggtgggaaattacgagacgaacgttttgaacctaattagtccatatttgaacattatttgccaaataaaaacgaacgtgctacagtaaccccaaaatccaaatttcgtgaactaaacaagggctaggtGGGGCAGGGTGTACTTGGTGTTGGAGTATGATCCGAATTCTAACATTAGGCGGGGCAGAGGGCCCCCGGTTCGGGTGATGTTATTAGCggatttgttttcatatttgacTACAGTGTGTTCACTCTCTattggattcaggttctttgtctAGTGCCTAAGGCACTCGGTAAAAGCCAAATTGtattcggcaaagcctttgtcgagtacggcactcgacaaagaatacacggtaaaaaattgatcggcaaagccctctttgatgaatgtcttttatcgggcactcgacaaagaaaagtaACCATTATGACGCCAGGCCCGTTGACGGTTGCTTTGCCAGAGTGTCAAaactccaggcactcggcaaagattttttatgttttaaaaaaaaaattctttaccgagtgtcctccATCCGACCCTCGGTAaagatattttatttttttttctaaaaattctttaaAGAGTGCCCCTGGCCGCCGCTCGCCTGGCGCCGAGAAGAGCCGTTGGGGTCACGACCTTGCAGGCCGCCGCCGGGGCCGGCCCCCGCTCGCCGCGCCGTTGCAAGCCACCGCTGGGGccgagccgccgccaccgccgggaccgacccCCCGCTCGCCGCGCCCTCGTGAACCGCCGCCTGGGCTGGGCTCCACTCGCTGAGCCCTCGCGAGCCACCGCTGGGGCCGAGCCACCACCGCTGGGGCCGGGCCCACGCTCGCCGCATCCTCGCAAGCCGCCGCAGGGGCTGAGCGCCGCCGCCGGGTGGAGGTGGAGGGCACCGCCGGAGGTTGAGGGCGCCGCCGCGCTGGAGGTGGATGGGGCCGGCCGGAGGTTGAGGACGCCGCCACGCTGGAGGTGTTTGGGGCAGGCTGGATGTGGAGGGCCGGCCGGAGGTTGAGGACGCCGCCGCGCTGGAGGTGTTTGGGGCCGGCTAGAGTGGAGGGAGAAGCGTCGCCGCGGGgtcgcgcgcgagagagagagcgTGGCGTACACGGGGGCGTACGTGAGAGGGGGAAGGATATACTTCTCTGTGAAGAAGCACAGATGAAATGAACGGTCAAGATAATTCGCGTGGCCTTCGATCGGGCCGTCCATTCTTCCACGTTAGCGATCTAGGTGAAGAAGCACAGATGGATTCACGGGCGCTTTGGGTGAAAGGACGGCACAGTTTACCATGGCGCAGCGGTGTGGCGGCGATCCGTGTGGCTTGTGTGTGGCAGCCAAGCACGTGCCCACTAGAATCACGCCACGTCATAGCGGTTTTGGGAATCTGGGTGCGACGCTAGTTGTTTTGCCATCTAGGCACGGAGAACGGAGCGTAGTGGGTACTGGCGCTGCAGTAGCTGTCAGGCACGAGTGCGGGTGAAATTTTTTAGCGGGCTCGGCTGATTTACTGATGACCACCTcgtaaataattttttttaatttctcttTTTATCGAGGgcagaatgcactcggcaaagacattaaaaaaaaatattgaatctttgtcAAGCGtcaggggcacttggcaaagtattttctaaaaaaaatctttgccgagtgtctaacagCAGGTACTTGGTAAAGAAGAACGTGGTCGAACACAGTTACGCGGGCTAaagaaattcaaacgcagttttgcattataagatgatttcaaatcaaaaagttaacaactacaatgtttcataacttttcgagatctacaaagtttattttggttgcttttccatccgaggtcgtttgaaaagttcaaattttaaaattttgaaattcaaacgcagttttgcatgacaagatgatttcaaatcaaaaagttgccaattacaaagtttcataacttttcgagatctacaaagtttattttggttgtttgatcatctgttcatctgacatggtcgttctaacattgttcacaaatcttatatatctctcttgtagtttcataaactacaagagagatatgttagatttgtgaataaatttattttcactttgttatatgaagaaaagaccaaaacaaacattgtacatcttgatgagttatacaactttgtagttgaaaattttttcatttcaattaatttactgcttcaaaatgtgctttgaaattttctttgcctagtgtaaaaaaaaacactcgccaaagagcttctttgccgagtgtcaaaaaaaaacactcggcaaagaaactcttcgccgagtgtttttttttaccgagtgttttctttttcgcactcggcaaaaaagctctttgccgagtgcccgaaaaaaaacactcggcaatccacttggcactcggcaaagagccggtctccggtagtaaTATGTACTCTTACACCTAGAGGGACCCCGGTTCGGGTTATGTTATTAACAATTTCTTTTATAATTGACTGCAATGTGTTCTCTCTATATATAGATATTTTTTTTCTGAACGCAAGACTATGGAGTAGAGCTCCCCAATATATTTAACTgtagcctgaaattcgctcccataaGGAGTCGAATTCTAGACCTAAGGACTGCAACAAGAACCACCAAACCAACTCAGCTACAGGCCCATTCGCGCTCTATATATACATCTTGTAGGCCACATGGAAAAAGTTGATGACTCATTGTATCTGTTTGATTTTATGACCAAATATTTTCTAAGGGTGATAGCACCACATCATTCACGCATAAATTTCAAATTTGGAGGATGAAACTTTTGAAAAATATTAATTCACAATTAAGTAGCTAAACATCAGTACCATAAAAAAACAAGAACTATGATTTTTGGCCTCATCTCATAAAACTTTTAGATGTCGGTGCAAACATTGTATCAGTTACGTACTCACGTAATTTTAACAACACGCACATATAACAACAATATGGCTTATTAGAAATACCAGCGAAATTCACTTGTTTAACCTCAATTGTAGCCAAACCACTAAGTCACAGAAAAGCAGTGCATGCGTAATGTTAAGCTCTCTAGGCCTTTCCCTTGTGCAGCTCACAACTGTACACTAGATATCTATCCAccagccaatgagaagcttgaaGCTCCTATTCGTCTTAGTCAAAAGGGGGGAAATAAAATCAGAGGAGGCCGTGCTCAGCATAGAGTTATCCCGGGAGACATGAACTAAATACAAATCAACCCCATAAGCAAAAATCCACATACGCACTAGAAgccattcttttttttttagaacACTAGAAGCCATTCCAAGAGACAATCAGGCAACATAGATGTAGATGTAGCCATCTTCTCTTAGCACCACCATCCGTAGCAAAAAAAGGGGATGAGAGGTACAGGTTGATGTGGAAGCTGGATTGGActgagcaaggcggagccagAGAGCTAACGAGGAGCAAGGAAGCAACGACCATAGCTTGTGACCGCGACCAAACTCTCACCTTTAAATTTGCGAAGGAGATTTTCACCCTAATCTGGCCCATTTAAGCAAACATGACACCATTGCAAAGTATTACTAGCTCATAAGCACATGGCCTCTACACTTTAGTACATGTACATCACAATTTCTCCTAGCCTTTGTGCACCTTCCACCATCTCATAGCACAATCACAAATGATGGCATCTCACTGGTAGGCAACACACAGCTCGTAGAAGCAAAGCATGCTGTTGAGTTCAGTAGACATACAGTAAGGCGACTATGAGTGTAGAAGGCCAGGAGCTTTACAAAGGGGGATCGAGTGTACAACAGCAGGCTAGGAGCACACCATGGAGACCAGCATAGAGCTAGCGCCGGCTTGGTGCCACCACACGGCCATGCCCATGCACCCAAGCACCGGCACCCAGGGGCAATATCATACCAAGCTCCAATGAGCAGATTTTCAATTCTGCACAAATGTTACCACTTTAGGCCGCCCGTAGGCAATGACAAATTAACAGACACATTCCAACTTCCAGTGAGCAGATTCTGATGTTGTTGCCATTTTTGCCTTGTTGTCCATCTTTCAAACTAGCCTTTGTTTTCATGTATACATTTTTTAATCGAGTATGTAAATTAAAAAATAGATTGTTCGAATCCGCACAGTCACAGAACAGAAAAGGAACAGAAAATGAAGGATGCCAAAAAGCAAGGTTGCAGCAAGGAAGGGGCCACATGCGCTCTATCTCCCGTGATTAAGAGGATTTGagattattttttattttgttagGTTAACTAATTATTTAATTTAATAATTAAAAATCAATGGCTCGGATTTATTTGAGGTATTACCTCCTAATAAGTAAAGGAAATACAGTAGCATTGTTCAATGAATAATCATCATTTGAGGCTAAATCCAAAAGTCAAAAACAAGATCCGTTCATTCATTTTCAATTCATACCTGAAATGAAACCCCAGCTGGTTCACTTTTCTACTTCTGCTTCCTCAAAAGTTTCTGACGTCACTATCTTTCTTCTCAGGTTGTTATCGTACCATCAGTAGGACATGACCCTCCAGAATTAATCTCTCTTTGTTCATGGTAATGCTTGGCTGCTACCATGCAATTCAACCGAGGGTAAGTCCTTAGAGTCGGTAAGCTAAATCCATGCTGGTGATCCAAAGTTCCTCTGTGAAACAGTAGAATTTCAttcaatagttttttttttgtttgttacaAAGATGTGAAAAATAGTGAGCATGAATCGCAAGCCAATTTGAACAGAGAAAGTACCGTCGACCACAGAAGCATGTCATACTGCTATAATTCCTGATATTTGTGTCATCATCACAAGTCCTTGCCATGTACCACACGGCGGTTTGAAGCTGTGTACACCATCATCTGAAACAAAGACCAATGCATCGCTGAGTACTTTCTTCACTGGTGCGTAAGGTAGAGATGTATTTATCaatcaaacaacaaaaagaccTCCGAGATTTCCACGTTATATCTTGCTTTGTCCTCCGGTTCTTCCCCAATATTCACCTACCCTACATTTCACTTCGCACACAAAATGTTCACTAGTTCAAAATTTATGGCTGTTAGCAATTACTACAAAGCGACACATGCCAGCAGGAAGACTCTCATGTTGCTGTTTAAGTCAAAACGGCACAGTTTTAGGCAAcgttttcgtttttatttggcaaatagtgttcaaacatggactaattaggcttaaaacgttcgtctcgcaatttctcaccaaactgtgcaattagttttttttatctacatttaatactctatacacgggccgcaaatattcgatgtgatggttactgtagcacttttttgaatTTTGGGTTGAAACTAAACATGGGCTTAGTCGTAGAGGCAGATTGCCGCAGAGGACGGACCTAGCTAGGGAACGAGACGCGGCAGGGCAGCTGTGGCCGGCCTGGAAGAGGATTTGGTGCACTCGATCTGCTCCCCATCTGGTCTactgcttcttctttttttctaccTCTTATCTGGATACAGTTATAGCATCTGTTCATACACACGCACGTCCACTCAACATACGCACACTACACACTACCCGTGTGTAAATAAACCTATAGCTATACTTAGATCTAAAAATCGCGTTCTTCTTgagatcaccgaaatccactgaTTTCGTAGGCGACGGACACGTCACGATCCAATCAGCTTCAGCTTCAGCTATGCGTGTCAGGGTTGAGTCGGACTACTCCTACATTAGAGCAGATTCAGTCGATGCGATTACAACAGTAGATCAAGAATAAATGGTTCCTACTTCCTATCCTAGCTAGTTTCTGGGTATATGGATGTCTGCATTGCAAAGTGCCAGACGGGATGTCTGGGACAGAGGCCAAAGGCTTCTCTGAGTTTTTTTATTCACTGTTGCATAAGGTAGAGAAGCCCAAGTTATATATCGTTTCGATGAAAATACATCTATTTTTTCAATCAAAATGCCCGCCACTTTATGCTTGTCGGCGATTACGCTTAGAATGTTAGACAAATTCAGTAcaaatttaatccagaaaaatattAATAACAAGTTTCTGACATCAGACATGTGCATATGTGATCTAAGCGCAGAGAACATATACATGATACTAATAATCATGATTTTAATCACAGAAAACAAAGGACAGGTTTGCATCAGCATACCCAGCAGCACCAGAGCCAACGCTAGTTGACATAGCGGTTGTCGATGTAGCCGTCCCGCTTAATGCAATGCAGATGAGTTGCAGTGCCCATCACCACGCAAGTCGACGCCGCCGCGAAGTAGACGAAGTTGTGGATCGATCGAGCAGTCGTGTGGAAGACGTTCCCCAAAAACCTGATCGTCGGTCTTCACTCGAGCAGATAAACTCACGAACGGCGCCAGTTTCAGAGGTCTATTCTCCCTATTGCCTCGTGCACAGGAACCGGAAAAGGAATGGCAGAGAGCTGCGCAACAACAACGAATTGGTGTTCTTAGTTCTATCTCTTCTCCCGCGAACAAGAGGAGAAGTGCCTCTTTTATGCAGCAACGAAGGAAGACGAAAGTGAAGAGACAAGAGCATGAAAAGATAATGTCCATCATGACAGAATCCGTTACTAGGAACTCATGAAATTGATAAATCATTTGTCAGTTACTAGTAACGGAAACCACcactactacataaatgattTTGCGCGACACCCCCCCAAAGGCCACCGAAGCGGGCACCTATTTTTGCCCGTCACagtaaatcccacgatttactGAGGCAGGTATTTtttgtttaccgcggcgggcacttttgcccgccacggatAATActctatttaccgtggcggacgttttaagacgtccgccacggtaaatcgatttacagtGGCGGGCAGGCAACAAGGCCCGCTTCGGTAAATCGCGGAGGCCCAACCAGCCCATCCGAGGCCTGGAAGCTGTGTTCTTCATATAAATACAGCAACTTAGGGTTTCAGCCTCACTCCTCACCCTCACCCGCACCCGCACCTGCACGCAGCGCCGCGACTCGCCTCCTCCTCCGCGACTCGCCGCGCCCAgcgcctcctcctctctctctctactctctctctcCACACTCCCTCGCTCCCAACAGCAGCAGCCCTGGTGAGGAGCTGCGTAGGACAACAACCCTCTCCGAGCTCGCGCGGCGGCGGCCCTCCGAGCTCGCGCGGCGCGGATCCACGGCGCCCATGGATCCCTTCGAGCTCGCAAGCACCACATCCCCTCCCTTCCTCCCATGGCGCAGATCCATGGCGGGGGAAGCGCAAGAGGCGGTCATGGCGCAAGGTGACGGCGACTTCTCTCCTTAGAGGTTCGTAGACCGAGGTCCATATCTGCAGGTCGAGGTCCAGATCCCTGGccgtctccctctttctctcttcaATCTCCCTCACTCGTCCCTCTCTCCTCTTTGTAGGCCAGCCTCACGGGCGCGGCAGCGAGCTCGCGGGCTccatcggcacggcacggcacggcgcggcggcggctggcCTCGCGGGCTCCATCGGCACGGCGCGGATCCGGCACAAGGAGGGCGCTCGCGGGCTCCATCGGCGACGGCGGCGTTCGGCCCAGATCAGGGCCTGTGCGGTCCAGATCTGGGCTCGTGCgggcttttttttgttttttctggagcatttaccgcggcgggcaaaaaaACGCCCGCCGCTGTTTTATCTGATTTACCGTGACGTCTGTACTCTGGCGGACGTGTTTGTCGGCCTCAGTTAGTGCAAATCGCCCGCTGCGGAAAATAGGCACTGTAGCAGTGCACTAAGACATACATCATGAACCACTATCACATAATGGTCATCATGCACATAAAACTCATCAAATTGTAAGTTACACTGCATAAAGCACACAACAAATTACACCTAGCATTAACTTTGTTCTTGGAATTTTCTTTGATTTAATTGCTGGGACAAACCCAAATAAATCCAACAGATTATAACGCATCATGTGCCAAAGGGAATACTCTCTTTTTGCTGTTGAAGTGTTGAGTCAAAAAGGCAACAATTTTTCTTTTTGTCAAAGTCTAGCAAAAAAGCATGGTTAATTTCCTCAAACAAAGTCAAAAGAAAATAGCCTAGGCAAAGCTTAGTCAAAAAGCATTCCCTTGTAGGGATTCACCAAATCCATGCCCTCCTACCCCCTCCCCATGTCCACCCTCTCATTGTATTGAACATCAGTGTCTTCTATTTAAGTAGTCATCTTGCCTTGCAGAATGATTTTAACCTCAAGATATCTCTATTACACATCATAGTTATCCATCACTCCCATGCGATTTGATCAAAGGTGGGTCCTTACAGCTATTAAGCCAAATTTTTACTTGTGTGATCCAAAGTTCATATTCTAGCTAATCCCTCAGGTATACTATTATATGTCAAATTTCCTGAACAGGGAAAGGATACTGTGGATGCTTGAACCCTAATGGCACGGGTGGTCAGTTCTGCTGTTGTCC
Above is a genomic segment from Miscanthus floridulus cultivar M001 chromosome 3, ASM1932011v1, whole genome shotgun sequence containing:
- the LOC136543181 gene encoding uncharacterized protein, encoding MAEIVSSAVVQETVSQVLSNLVRKYEEKDESNKDRNLERLEMAHTRLEAVLETSDRWQITDASLLRWRSKLKRVAQECDDTLHNCKHRILEDEETEKEVRKSSFPKRIAHTTRSFVSSIFRPNKDGLNSSIARRFEWFADGAIEFLRFVELGGTPCHYMPFHPLNRHLLAGKKLQHRIIQPNKSPLFLLLAPFNTSQYGIEARLVIIQKDGNVGEDGFLLTLMLQLSESTDIVGIAMKCLQLFAPLFKSTVETIRGKLMQLPTEDFSWVPNVDTPQKEHWDKIFSLGTQWFRPNPLCCKHHHQHKLGHDSKLDILGLRDVSLEPVISVNLQCHVPLSRCNKYRALLSEFKNSLEYSPYLKARILFAPHGYLEDILPVDTSREIVPIYSEEQHCFHTDFTLGQLEEIMLPKAIDYFYKNGNATVYKMLWRPKHGIAYVHVEKASIFMPSTHRMMQRKDEESRNWSYGVSHCANLWATHAPIWLRRSIKDWIQKEMERQSVRALPTEVINHITRIGQ